In Prescottella soli, a genomic segment contains:
- a CDS encoding glutamyl-tRNA reductase, which produces MSVLLVGISHRSAPVSVLERIAVTDTDRPKLTDKMLGSAHISEAMIVSTCNRIEIYAVVDAFHGALTDIGDLLAEHAGLDLAELHKHAYVRYSEAAAEHLFAVASGLDSMVIGEQQILGQIRAAYAAADAQQAAGRALHELAQQALRVGKRVHSETGIDAAGASVVSVALDRAAGILGDGGLVGRTAVVVGAGAMGSLSVAHLTRADIGRILVVNRTRERAEHLAATAVGNGIDAVAVGFEDLSEAMAQSDVLVTCTGAVGSVVTLADTHRALARPGRESNRPLVICDLGLPRDVEPSVAGLPEVVVLDMAALQRDPGAGAAASDADAAREIVASELAQYLAAQRQAEVTPTVTALRQRAAEVVEAELLRLDSRLPDLGDPQRDEVARTVRRVVDKLLHAPTVRVKQLASTPGGDTYAAALRELFELRPGSAEAVAAPIDLGEFAAGPDVAGKDAQA; this is translated from the coding sequence GTGAGTGTGCTTCTCGTCGGGATCTCGCACCGTAGCGCTCCCGTCTCCGTCCTCGAGCGGATCGCGGTCACGGACACCGACCGCCCGAAGCTGACGGACAAGATGCTGGGCTCGGCCCACATCTCGGAGGCGATGATCGTCTCGACGTGCAACCGCATCGAGATCTACGCCGTCGTGGACGCATTCCACGGAGCCCTCACCGATATCGGCGATCTCCTCGCCGAGCACGCCGGACTAGACCTCGCCGAGCTGCACAAGCACGCCTACGTCCGGTACAGCGAGGCCGCGGCCGAGCACCTCTTCGCCGTCGCCAGCGGCCTGGACTCGATGGTGATCGGCGAGCAGCAGATCCTCGGTCAGATCCGCGCCGCGTACGCCGCGGCCGACGCCCAGCAGGCCGCCGGGCGGGCGCTGCACGAGCTGGCGCAGCAGGCGCTGCGGGTCGGCAAGCGGGTGCACTCCGAAACCGGCATCGACGCTGCCGGTGCGTCGGTCGTCTCCGTCGCGCTCGACCGCGCCGCCGGCATCCTCGGCGACGGCGGTCTGGTCGGCCGCACCGCCGTCGTGGTCGGCGCCGGTGCGATGGGCAGCCTGTCGGTCGCGCACCTCACCCGCGCCGACATCGGCCGCATCCTGGTCGTCAACCGCACCCGCGAGCGCGCCGAGCACCTCGCCGCGACCGCGGTCGGCAACGGAATCGATGCCGTCGCAGTCGGATTCGAGGATCTCTCCGAGGCGATGGCGCAATCCGACGTGCTGGTCACCTGTACCGGCGCGGTCGGTTCGGTCGTCACGCTCGCCGACACCCACCGGGCCCTGGCCCGACCGGGACGCGAGTCGAACCGCCCGCTCGTGATCTGCGACCTGGGCCTGCCCCGTGACGTGGAGCCGTCCGTCGCCGGCCTGCCCGAGGTGGTCGTGCTCGACATGGCTGCGCTGCAACGGGATCCGGGTGCCGGCGCCGCTGCGTCCGACGCCGACGCCGCCCGCGAGATCGTCGCCTCCGAACTTGCTCAGTACCTGGCCGCGCAGCGCCAGGCCGAGGTGACCCCGACCGTGACCGCGCTGCGCCAGCGCGCCGCCGAGGTCGTCGAGGCGGAACTGCTGCGGCTCGACTCGCGCCTGCCGGATCTGGGCGACCCGCAGCGCGACGAGGTTGCCCGTACAGTGCGACGGGTCGTCGACAAGCTCCTCCACGCGCCGACGGTGCGCGTCAAACAACTTGCCTCCACGCCGGGCGGCGACACGTATGCGGCCGCGCTGCGTGAGCTCTTCGAACTGCGGCCGGGCTCGGCGGAGGCCGTGGCAGCACCGATCGACCTCGGCGAATTCGCCGCCGGCCCCGATGTAGCAGGAAAGGACGCACAGGCATGA
- the hemC gene encoding hydroxymethylbilane synthase → MSTDAASTATAGHESDSRAGTRTLRIGTRGSLLATTQAGTVRDALIAAGHPAELVIIKTKGDVTSGPVQRIGVGVFVAELREALLAGEVDVAVHSYKDLPTAQPDELVIAAVPTREDPRDALVARDGLVLGELPPGSKIGTSAPRRRAQLRALGLGLEIEPLRGNIDTRLGKVASGELDAIVIARAGLSRIGRSAEITETLEPVQMLPAPSQGALAVECRADNPELIAALSELDDAPTRAAVVAERALLAELEAGCTAPIGAIAEVVESIDDGGRVFEELSVRGCAAAIDGSDVIRASTVGSPERADELGRAVARELLELGARDLMTIAEEGDADA, encoded by the coding sequence ATGAGCACGGACGCAGCATCGACAGCGACCGCCGGCCACGAATCCGATTCCCGCGCAGGCACCCGCACCCTCCGGATCGGGACCCGTGGCAGCCTGCTCGCCACCACGCAGGCCGGCACCGTGCGGGACGCACTGATCGCGGCGGGACACCCCGCCGAGCTGGTGATCATCAAGACCAAGGGCGACGTCACCTCCGGCCCGGTGCAGCGCATCGGCGTCGGCGTGTTCGTCGCCGAACTGCGCGAGGCGCTGCTGGCCGGCGAGGTCGACGTCGCGGTGCACTCGTACAAGGACCTGCCCACCGCGCAGCCCGACGAGCTGGTCATCGCCGCGGTCCCCACCCGCGAGGATCCGCGCGACGCCCTGGTCGCCCGTGACGGGCTGGTGCTCGGTGAGCTGCCGCCCGGATCGAAGATCGGCACGTCCGCTCCGCGCCGCCGCGCCCAGCTGCGCGCCCTCGGCCTGGGCCTGGAGATCGAGCCGCTGCGCGGCAACATCGACACCCGCCTGGGCAAGGTGGCGTCCGGCGAACTCGACGCGATCGTGATCGCCCGCGCGGGCCTGTCCCGCATCGGCCGGTCCGCGGAGATCACCGAGACGCTCGAGCCGGTGCAGATGCTGCCGGCGCCGTCGCAGGGCGCGCTGGCCGTCGAGTGCCGCGCCGACAACCCGGAACTGATCGCGGCCCTGTCCGAGCTCGACGACGCGCCCACGCGGGCCGCCGTCGTCGCCGAGCGGGCGCTGCTCGCCGAGCTCGAGGCGGGCTGCACCGCTCCGATCGGAGCGATCGCCGAGGTCGTCGAGTCCATCGACGACGGAGGCCGTGTGTTCGAGGAACTGTCCGTGCGGGGCTGCGCCGCCGCGATCGACGGTTCCGATGTGATTCGGGCGTCCACCGTGGGGTCGCCCGAGCGTGCGGACGAGCTGGGGCGCGCGGTCGCGCGTGAACTCCTCGAGCTCGGCGCCCGAGATCTGATGACGATTGCCGAGGAGGGTGATGCCGATGCTTGA
- a CDS encoding bifunctional uroporphyrinogen-III C-methyltransferase/uroporphyrinogen-III synthase — MSRVRKNSPGRILFVGSGPGDPALLTVRARDVLASAALAFTDPDVDKGVTALVGTALGRDPETDEPIAEVRPALGEPAEVAKTLVAEAKNGHDVVRLVAGDPLTTDSVIAEVSAVARTQVVFEVLPGLPSGSAVPSYAGMALGSAHTEADVRGEVDWAALAAAPGPLVLHASAAHLAETASALVEHGLAPQTPAAITVRGTTRQQRTVEATLATLNDAGSELVGPLIVTVGKVVSQRNKMSWWESRALYGWTVLVPRTKEQAADMSNRLVTHGAIPIEVPTIAVEPPRSPAQMERAVKGLVDGRYQWVVFTSTNAVRAVWEKFEAFGLDARAFSGVKIACVGEATAEKVRSFGITPELLPSGEQSSEGLLADFPPYDEVFDPVNRVLLPRADIATETLAEGLRERGWEIDDVTAYRTVRAAPPPAETREMIKTGGFDAVCFTSSSTVRNLVGIAGKPHARTIVACIGPKTAETAIEFGLRVDVQPETAQMGPLVEALAEHAARLRAEGALPPPRKKSRARR, encoded by the coding sequence ATGAGCCGAGTCCGTAAGAACAGCCCCGGACGGATCCTCTTCGTGGGATCGGGTCCCGGTGACCCGGCGCTGCTCACCGTCCGCGCGCGCGACGTGCTCGCGTCGGCGGCACTGGCCTTCACCGATCCCGACGTCGACAAGGGCGTGACGGCTCTCGTCGGCACCGCGCTCGGCCGCGATCCGGAGACCGACGAGCCGATCGCCGAGGTCCGTCCCGCGCTCGGCGAGCCCGCCGAGGTCGCCAAGACCCTCGTCGCCGAGGCGAAGAACGGCCACGACGTGGTCCGTCTCGTCGCGGGCGACCCGTTGACGACCGACTCCGTGATCGCCGAGGTCTCGGCAGTCGCCCGCACCCAGGTGGTGTTCGAGGTGCTGCCGGGTCTGCCGTCCGGGTCCGCGGTGCCGAGCTACGCCGGCATGGCGCTGGGTTCGGCGCACACCGAGGCCGACGTGCGCGGCGAGGTCGACTGGGCGGCGCTGGCCGCGGCTCCCGGTCCGCTTGTGCTGCATGCGAGCGCTGCACACCTGGCCGAGACGGCGAGCGCGCTCGTCGAGCACGGCCTGGCCCCGCAGACCCCCGCCGCGATCACAGTCCGCGGCACCACTCGTCAGCAGCGCACCGTCGAGGCCACCCTGGCGACGCTCAACGACGCCGGGTCCGAACTGGTCGGTCCGCTGATCGTCACGGTCGGCAAGGTGGTCTCGCAGCGCAACAAGATGTCGTGGTGGGAGTCGCGTGCCCTGTACGGCTGGACCGTCCTGGTACCGCGCACCAAGGAGCAGGCCGCCGACATGAGCAACCGGCTCGTCACGCACGGCGCGATCCCGATCGAGGTCCCGACCATCGCGGTCGAGCCGCCGCGCAGCCCGGCCCAGATGGAGCGGGCCGTCAAGGGTCTCGTCGACGGCCGCTACCAGTGGGTCGTGTTCACCTCCACCAACGCGGTGCGTGCGGTGTGGGAGAAGTTCGAGGCGTTCGGCCTGGACGCCCGCGCGTTCTCCGGCGTGAAGATCGCGTGCGTCGGCGAGGCCACCGCGGAGAAGGTGCGCTCGTTCGGCATCACGCCGGAACTGCTGCCGTCGGGTGAGCAGTCCAGCGAGGGCCTGCTGGCCGACTTCCCGCCGTACGACGAGGTGTTCGACCCGGTCAACCGCGTCCTGCTGCCCCGCGCCGACATCGCCACCGAGACCCTCGCCGAGGGTCTGCGCGAGCGCGGCTGGGAGATCGACGACGTCACCGCGTACCGCACCGTCCGGGCGGCGCCGCCGCCGGCCGAGACCCGCGAGATGATCAAGACGGGTGGCTTCGACGCCGTGTGCTTCACGTCGTCGTCGACCGTGCGCAACCTCGTCGGCATCGCCGGCAAGCCGCACGCCCGCACGATCGTCGCGTGCATCGGACCGAAGACGGCGGAGACCGCGATCGAGTTCGGTCTGCGCGTCGACGTCCAGCCCGAGACGGCGCAGATGGGTCCGCTGGTCGAGGCGCTCGCCGAGCACGCCGCCCGGCTGCGTGCCGAGGGTGCGCTGCCGCCTCCGCGCAAGAAGTCCCGCGCCCGCCGCTGA
- the hemB gene encoding porphobilinogen synthase has product MFPVHRPRRLRGTPALRRLVAETSLEPRHLVLPMFVADGIDEPRPISSMPGVVQHTLDSLRAAATDAVAAGVGGLMLFGVPREEDKDAAGSGATDPGGILNRGLAALKTELGDATVIMADTCLDEFTSHGHCGVLSADGRVDNDATLARYVDMAVAQADAGAHLLGPSGMMDGQVAAIRKGLDAAGHADVGQLAYSAKYASAFYGPFREAVGSSLEGDRRTYQQDPANRRESLLEVDLDLAEGADLVMVKPAMSYLDVLREVADRSTVPVAAYQISGEYAMITAAAQNGWIDRDAAVLESLLSIRRAGADIVLTYWAAEAAGWLS; this is encoded by the coding sequence GTGTTTCCAGTTCACCGTCCCCGTCGTCTGCGCGGTACTCCCGCGCTGCGCCGACTGGTAGCCGAGACGTCGCTCGAACCGCGTCATCTCGTGCTGCCGATGTTCGTCGCCGACGGCATCGACGAACCGCGTCCGATCTCGTCGATGCCGGGCGTAGTCCAGCACACACTGGACTCGCTGCGGGCCGCCGCGACCGACGCGGTCGCGGCGGGCGTGGGCGGGCTGATGCTCTTCGGCGTGCCGCGCGAGGAGGACAAGGACGCCGCGGGATCCGGTGCGACCGATCCGGGCGGCATCCTCAACCGCGGCCTCGCGGCGCTGAAGACCGAACTCGGTGACGCGACGGTGATCATGGCCGACACGTGCCTCGACGAGTTCACCTCGCACGGGCACTGCGGTGTCCTGTCGGCGGACGGTCGCGTCGACAACGACGCGACGCTGGCCCGCTACGTGGACATGGCGGTCGCGCAGGCCGACGCGGGTGCGCACCTGCTCGGCCCCAGCGGCATGATGGACGGCCAGGTCGCGGCGATCCGCAAGGGTCTCGACGCCGCCGGCCACGCCGACGTCGGGCAGCTCGCCTACTCGGCGAAGTATGCGTCGGCGTTCTACGGACCGTTCCGCGAGGCCGTCGGCTCGTCGCTCGAGGGCGACCGCCGCACCTACCAGCAGGATCCGGCGAACCGCCGCGAATCGCTGCTCGAGGTGGACCTCGACCTCGCCGAGGGCGCCGACCTGGTGATGGTCAAGCCCGCGATGTCGTACCTGGACGTGCTGCGCGAGGTCGCGGACCGTTCGACGGTGCCGGTGGCCGCCTACCAGATCTCCGGCGAGTACGCGATGATCACCGCGGCCGCGCAGAACGGCTGGATCGACCGCGACGCGGCCGTCCTCGAGTCGCTGCTGAGCATCCGACGTGCCGGCGCGGACATCGTGCTGACCTACTGGGCCGCCGAGGCGGCCGGGTGGCTGTCGTGA